Proteins encoded in a region of the Elizabethkingia bruuniana genome:
- the secG gene encoding preprotein translocase subunit SecG, producing the protein MSTIFSLFMVLIIIACVLLIIVIMAQNPKGGGLSGTFGGTSSASFGVQRTNEFMDKATWSLGIFIIVLIMLSVILTGKPSTVIPQSQPTKKELPNNPQAPVQKPTAQAPQTQQSSAPAQTAK; encoded by the coding sequence ATGAGTACGATATTTAGCCTTTTCATGGTTCTTATTATCATTGCATGTGTGCTTCTGATCATTGTTATCATGGCCCAGAATCCAAAAGGAGGCGGTCTTTCTGGTACATTTGGAGGTACATCTTCAGCTTCTTTCGGAGTACAGAGAACCAATGAATTTATGGATAAGGCTACATGGTCATTAGGAATTTTTATCATTGTTCTGATTATGTTGAGTGTTATTCTTACAGGAAAACCATCAACAGTAATTCCTCAGTCACAACCAACAAAAAAAGAGCTTCCAAACAACCCACAAGCCCCGGTTCAGAAACCTACGGCACAAGCTCCACAAACACAGCAATCCTCTGCGCCTGCGCAGACTGCAAAATAG
- the recR gene encoding recombination mediator RecR — MNFPSKVLEKAVEEISGLPGIGRKSATRLALYLLKQPQSQGMALGNAIQALVNDIKYCKICHNFSDHDICEICANSNRNDSLLCVVEDVRDVMAIENTGQYNGKYLVLGGKLSPIEGIGPNQLKTESLISKVEAGGVNEVIFALSATMEGDTTAYYLYKKLKHYPLNFSVIARGIAVGDELEYADEVSLGRSIKNRLPYQE; from the coding sequence ATGAATTTTCCAAGTAAAGTTTTAGAAAAGGCCGTTGAAGAAATTTCAGGGCTTCCGGGAATAGGACGAAAATCGGCTACAAGATTGGCTTTGTACCTGTTAAAGCAGCCTCAGTCTCAGGGAATGGCATTGGGAAATGCTATTCAGGCGCTGGTAAATGATATTAAATATTGTAAGATCTGTCATAATTTTTCTGACCACGATATTTGTGAAATTTGTGCTAATAGTAACCGTAATGATAGCTTGCTGTGTGTAGTAGAAGATGTACGGGATGTAATGGCTATAGAAAATACGGGACAATATAACGGTAAATATCTTGTTCTGGGTGGAAAACTTTCTCCAATAGAAGGTATAGGCCCTAATCAGTTGAAAACTGAAAGTCTGATCAGTAAAGTGGAAGCTGGCGGTGTAAATGAGGTTATCTTTGCGCTTAGTGCAACTATGGAAGGAGATACAACAGCCTATTATCTATACAAAAAGCTAAAGCATTACCCTTTGAATTTTTCAGTTATTGCAAGAGGAATTGCAGTTGGGGATGAGCTGGAATATGCAGATGAGGTTTCTTTAGGAAGGTCTATTAAAAACCGATTACCGTACCAGGAATAA
- a CDS encoding NAD(P)H-dependent flavin oxidoreductase has product MMSSTFLSNLSYPIILAPMLGVVTPNMVADVSDMGGLGSLPLGGLSPEASHKLIKETKQLTKNKFAVNLFANTAPDINSNKVATEKMAHFIQSILKEKNWAQDFEFNYQFHPYQDLINLIIEEKIKYVSFTFGMLDEESMKKLKAHHIYTIGTATCVEEAVELEKSGVDAIVAQGIEAGGHRGSFLNEKCIPYIGLITLVTQIKDAVNIPVIASGGLYDKRTIAAAFDMGADAVQVGSHFISAEESAATDVYRDLIKKSTDTSTILTRSYTGRWARGICNDFMKLTELNQLTVPEYPIQNVLTQAMRSLAKKHNDTQFTNYWAGQNAKYAKHLPTADIMNELISIYKIIKQ; this is encoded by the coding sequence ATGATGAGTTCTACTTTTCTTTCTAATCTGTCGTATCCTATCATTCTAGCTCCTATGCTGGGGGTAGTAACACCTAATATGGTGGCTGATGTTTCGGATATGGGCGGATTGGGTTCTCTTCCGTTAGGCGGACTCTCTCCTGAGGCATCCCACAAACTGATTAAGGAGACAAAGCAGCTCACTAAAAATAAATTTGCTGTAAATCTTTTTGCCAATACAGCTCCGGATATCAATAGTAATAAAGTTGCAACGGAAAAGATGGCTCATTTTATTCAGAGTATCCTAAAAGAAAAAAACTGGGCTCAGGATTTTGAGTTTAATTATCAATTTCACCCATATCAGGATTTAATTAACCTGATTATTGAAGAAAAGATAAAATATGTAAGTTTTACTTTTGGAATGCTGGATGAAGAAAGTATGAAAAAGTTAAAGGCTCATCATATCTATACCATTGGTACTGCCACTTGTGTTGAAGAAGCCGTGGAACTTGAAAAATCGGGTGTAGACGCTATCGTTGCACAGGGAATTGAGGCCGGAGGTCACCGCGGTAGTTTCCTTAACGAAAAGTGTATCCCATATATAGGACTTATAACTCTTGTCACACAGATAAAAGACGCAGTGAATATTCCTGTGATCGCTTCTGGTGGTCTTTATGATAAAAGAACTATAGCTGCAGCATTCGATATGGGGGCAGATGCTGTACAAGTCGGAAGCCACTTTATTTCGGCAGAAGAAAGTGCTGCTACAGATGTTTACCGGGATTTAATTAAAAAATCTACAGATACATCTACCATCTTAACAAGAAGCTATACCGGAAGATGGGCACGTGGTATTTGCAACGATTTCATGAAGCTAACAGAACTCAATCAGCTTACAGTACCGGAATATCCTATTCAGAATGTTCTTACACAGGCGATGAGAAGTCTGGCAAAAAAACATAACGACACTCAATTCACAAATTACTGGGCGGGACAAAATGCTAAATATGCTAAACACTTACCTACCGCTGATATCATGAACGAGTTAATTTCAATTTATAAAATAATCAAACAATAA
- a CDS encoding aminoacyl-histidine dipeptidase, which produces MDLLHLEPKAIWKNFAALNAIPRPSKKEEKVIAFIKNFGESLGLETSEDETGNVIIRKPATPGMENRKTTILQSHLDMVCQKNNDTDFDFDTQGINMLVDGDWVKADGTTLGADNGIGVATIMSILESSDIAHPAIEALFTIDEETGMTGAFGLKPGVLHGDVLLNLDTEEDDEIDIGCAGGIDVTASKEYNTVAIQGEGIAIEIKGLTGGHSGMDIDKGRGNANVLLGRFLFAGIGQSIQLSDINAGGLRNAIPREARANFSVANADAYLKIAEALKADILNEFKSVEKDLTITISKAQTNGSGISTADSESFIKGLKAAHNGVYRMSPEVEGLVESSNNIAKVELKEGKLRVLNLSRSSVDSTKMAVADQLRASFELAGLDVAFTGSYPGWQPDPNSEIVSVLERIYTQKFGEQPRVVACHAGLECGIIGANYPEMEMVSFGPHITGAHSPEEKVNIKSVQKFWGYLQDILKEIPTK; this is translated from the coding sequence ATGGATTTATTACATCTGGAACCAAAAGCCATTTGGAAAAACTTCGCAGCACTTAATGCTATTCCAAGACCCTCTAAAAAAGAAGAGAAAGTTATTGCTTTCATCAAAAATTTTGGAGAATCTTTAGGTCTGGAAACTTCGGAAGATGAAACAGGAAATGTTATCATCCGTAAACCTGCTACTCCGGGAATGGAGAACAGAAAAACGACAATATTACAGTCGCATCTTGACATGGTATGTCAGAAAAACAATGATACTGATTTCGACTTTGACACTCAGGGAATCAACATGCTGGTTGATGGAGACTGGGTAAAGGCAGACGGAACAACATTAGGAGCTGACAACGGTATTGGTGTTGCTACTATTATGAGTATTCTGGAATCTTCAGATATTGCACATCCTGCTATAGAAGCTTTGTTTACTATCGATGAGGAAACAGGAATGACCGGAGCTTTCGGTCTGAAGCCAGGAGTTTTACATGGTGATGTTCTTCTTAATCTGGATACAGAAGAAGATGATGAAATCGATATAGGTTGTGCCGGAGGTATCGATGTAACGGCATCTAAAGAATACAATACTGTAGCTATACAGGGAGAAGGAATCGCTATTGAGATTAAAGGTCTTACGGGTGGACACTCCGGAATGGATATTGATAAAGGCAGAGGAAATGCGAATGTTCTATTAGGGAGATTCTTATTTGCAGGTATCGGTCAAAGCATCCAATTATCCGATATCAATGCAGGTGGACTAAGAAACGCTATTCCACGTGAAGCAAGAGCTAACTTTAGTGTAGCAAATGCAGATGCATATTTAAAAATTGCAGAAGCTTTGAAGGCTGATATTCTTAATGAATTTAAATCAGTAGAAAAAGATCTTACGATTACAATCAGCAAAGCTCAGACAAACGGATCAGGAATCAGCACAGCAGATTCAGAATCTTTCATTAAAGGACTAAAAGCTGCTCATAACGGAGTTTACAGAATGAGCCCTGAGGTAGAAGGTCTTGTAGAGTCTTCTAACAATATAGCAAAAGTAGAATTGAAGGAAGGAAAACTACGGGTACTGAATCTTTCCCGTTCTTCTGTAGATTCAACTAAAATGGCAGTAGCAGATCAGCTGCGTGCATCATTTGAATTAGCAGGTCTGGACGTAGCATTCACAGGATCATATCCGGGATGGCAGCCTGACCCTAATTCTGAAATTGTATCGGTTCTTGAAAGAATTTATACTCAGAAATTCGGGGAACAGCCACGTGTTGTTGCATGTCATGCAGGATTAGAATGTGGTATTATTGGTGCTAACTATCCTGAAATGGAAATGGTGTCTTTCGGCCCTCATATTACTGGTGCACACTCGCCGGAGGAAAAAGTAAATATAAAATCTGTACAGAAGTTCTGGGGTTACCTTCAGGATATTCTGAAAGAAATTCCGACGAAATAA
- a CDS encoding ferredoxin has protein sequence MSDVKVTIIDREGVEHEIMAPTDMSMNLMETIRAYELVEEGTFGICGGMLMCASCQCYKLSDTEVPEMGDEEESLLYSDGVNVKENSRLSCQIPITMDIEGLKVEIAPEP, from the coding sequence ATGTCAGACGTTAAAGTAACCATTATAGATAGAGAAGGTGTTGAACATGAAATTATGGCACCTACAGATATGTCTATGAATCTTATGGAAACCATAAGAGCTTATGAGCTTGTAGAGGAAGGAACTTTCGGAATATGTGGTGGAATGCTGATGTGTGCTTCGTGCCAATGTTATAAATTAAGTGACACAGAGGTGCCTGAAATGGGGGATGAGGAAGAGTCGTTGTTATATAGTGATGGTGTTAATGTAAAAGAAAATAGTCGCCTAAGCTGCCAGATCCCAATTACTATGGATATAGAGGGACTAAAAGTAGAAATAGCTCCGGAGCCATAA
- a CDS encoding TonB-dependent receptor domain-containing protein, whose translation MKSILRSGLLLLNLFLFMNINAQSSLKKETYVVKGACEMCKARIEKAAKTKGVKTAQWSPETQILTVEYNPDNTNTDVILQQVADAGHDNEKYTAKDAIYNKLPACCHYSRDAKPNPEHTVNKVSFYVKGNCDMCKARIEKASKDAGALSAEWKADEQKLYLELDPAKTTAEKVLQKVADAGHDNEKFKADDKTYSKLPACCHFDRTTAFGEANTKVHSDKINTEVKNEEEDHQQSDKGKEKQIGGVTITKAAEATALNKKEVGLTFNINPKELLKAACCNLSESFETNATVDVSFSNAVTGTKQLKMLGLDQKYTSLTKEQLPEIRGLASAYGLNFIPGRWIGGIQLTKGGSTVVNGYESITGQINTELLKSENEKPTTELNLFSDFNGRAEANITHTSQVAEKWNQSILLHGNGTFGDTDMNNDGFLDRPKGTQLNAAYLLNYNDLNNSGFGSHFGINFVKDERTAGQIGYNKRLNQSQQNLYGVGIDISRFQAWNKTGYVFKGKPYQSLGWMNQFTYHQQDSFFGLRNYFGKQSTFYSNLIFESIIGNTNHKYKVGASFLLDDYNEDYLTANYKRQETVPGFFAEYTLTGAKYVLVAGARVDFHNLAGTQFTPRLNFKYDITPKTILRLSAGRGFRTANIFAESQQYFASNRSIEILSNNGNIYGLKPEIAWNYGLSLQQEFKIFNKKSTIIADVFRTDFQNQVITDLDQYTNKILFYNLEGKSFANSVQVQWDLTPAKNLDLRLAYKYYNVETDYLSGRRKAPFMAKHRGFFNAAYATNKNDKGGFWSFDATLNWIGKQRIPFTQSNPQEFRLPDYSNAYTTLNAQISKNLNEKVRIYAGGENLTNYKQKNAILDAKNPFGNYFDGGMVYAPIMGANFYIGLDLKF comes from the coding sequence ATGAAATCAATTTTAAGATCAGGACTGTTGCTCCTGAATCTATTTCTGTTTATGAACATCAATGCCCAGAGCTCTCTAAAAAAAGAAACTTATGTTGTAAAAGGAGCCTGTGAAATGTGTAAAGCCAGAATAGAAAAAGCAGCAAAGACTAAAGGTGTAAAAACTGCGCAATGGAGCCCGGAAACACAGATATTAACTGTTGAATATAATCCAGACAATACGAATACCGATGTAATCCTTCAGCAAGTAGCGGATGCAGGACATGATAATGAAAAATATACAGCTAAAGACGCTATTTATAACAAATTACCTGCATGCTGTCATTATAGCAGGGATGCTAAACCAAATCCGGAACACACTGTAAACAAAGTTTCATTCTATGTGAAAGGAAACTGTGACATGTGCAAAGCCCGTATAGAAAAAGCTTCCAAAGATGCAGGTGCATTAAGTGCTGAATGGAAGGCGGATGAGCAAAAACTTTATCTTGAACTGGATCCGGCAAAAACCACTGCTGAAAAAGTTCTGCAGAAAGTTGCAGATGCCGGGCATGATAATGAAAAGTTTAAAGCAGATGATAAAACATACTCAAAACTGCCTGCATGCTGCCATTTCGATCGTACCACTGCATTTGGAGAAGCAAATACAAAAGTACATTCGGATAAAATAAATACCGAAGTAAAAAATGAAGAAGAAGACCACCAGCAAAGTGATAAAGGAAAAGAAAAACAAATTGGTGGGGTTACGATAACTAAAGCTGCCGAGGCAACTGCTCTAAACAAGAAGGAGGTTGGATTGACTTTCAACATTAATCCAAAAGAATTATTAAAAGCAGCATGCTGCAATCTTTCTGAAAGTTTTGAAACCAATGCAACGGTAGATGTTTCGTTCAGCAACGCTGTAACCGGAACAAAACAGCTTAAAATGCTGGGATTGGACCAGAAATATACCAGCCTTACAAAGGAACAACTTCCGGAAATACGAGGACTGGCTTCCGCATATGGACTTAACTTTATTCCGGGACGCTGGATTGGCGGGATTCAGCTAACAAAAGGAGGAAGCACTGTAGTTAATGGATATGAAAGTATTACAGGACAGATTAACACGGAACTTCTGAAATCTGAAAATGAAAAACCAACAACAGAACTTAATCTGTTCTCTGATTTTAACGGACGTGCTGAAGCCAATATTACCCATACTTCTCAGGTTGCTGAAAAATGGAATCAAAGTATATTATTACACGGTAACGGAACTTTCGGGGATACCGATATGAACAATGATGGTTTTCTAGATCGTCCAAAGGGAACACAGCTAAATGCAGCTTACCTACTTAATTATAATGATCTTAATAATAGTGGATTCGGCTCTCATTTCGGGATTAACTTTGTAAAAGATGAAAGAACTGCCGGCCAGATCGGTTATAACAAAAGACTTAATCAGAGTCAACAAAATTTATATGGTGTCGGCATTGATATTTCCCGCTTTCAGGCATGGAATAAAACAGGGTATGTTTTCAAAGGAAAACCATATCAAAGTTTAGGCTGGATGAATCAGTTTACTTATCATCAGCAGGATAGTTTCTTCGGATTGCGTAATTACTTTGGAAAACAGTCTACCTTTTATTCCAATTTAATTTTTGAAAGTATTATTGGAAATACCAACCACAAGTACAAAGTTGGAGCAAGCTTTTTATTAGATGATTACAATGAAGATTATCTGACAGCTAATTATAAAAGACAGGAGACTGTTCCGGGCTTTTTTGCAGAATACACCTTAACAGGGGCCAAATATGTTTTGGTAGCCGGTGCACGTGTGGATTTTCATAATCTTGCAGGTACCCAGTTCACACCAAGGCTTAACTTCAAATATGACATCACTCCCAAAACTATTTTAAGGTTATCTGCTGGTAGAGGATTCAGAACTGCCAATATTTTTGCGGAAAGCCAGCAATATTTTGCTTCCAACAGAAGTATCGAGATTTTATCCAACAACGGAAATATCTATGGACTAAAACCTGAGATTGCATGGAATTACGGATTGAGCCTGCAGCAGGAATTCAAAATTTTCAATAAAAAATCCACAATCATAGCAGACGTTTTCAGAACAGATTTTCAGAATCAGGTCATTACAGATTTAGATCAGTATACCAACAAGATTCTGTTTTATAATCTGGAAGGAAAATCTTTTGCCAATAGTGTACAAGTACAATGGGATCTTACTCCTGCTAAAAACCTGGATCTGAGGTTGGCTTACAAATATTACAATGTAGAGACCGACTATCTTTCAGGCAGAAGAAAGGCTCCTTTTATGGCAAAACACAGAGGTTTCTTCAACGCCGCTTATGCAACTAATAAAAATGACAAAGGCGGTTTCTGGAGTTTCGACGCTACATTAAACTGGATTGGAAAACAAAGAATCCCTTTCACACAGAGTAATCCACAAGAGTTCAGACTTCCTGATTATTCCAATGCATATACGACTTTAAATGCCCAGATTTCGAAAAATCTGAATGAAAAGGTAAGAATATATGCCGGTGGTGAAAACCTGACGAATTACAAGCAGAAAAATGCTATTCTGGATGCTAAAAATCCTTTTGGTAATTACTTCGATGGCGGAATGGTCTATGCACCAATTATGGGAGCCAATTTCTATATAGGTTTAGACCTTAAGTTTTAA
- a CDS encoding NAD(P)/FAD-dependent oxidoreductase — protein sequence MIETDIIIIGAGPTGLFAVFEAGLLKLRCHIIDALPQPGGQLAELYPKKPIFDIPGFPSVDAGVLVHNLMEQIKQFEPGFSLSETAVSYEKTEDGLFIVETSRGTKIKGKAIAIAGGLGSFEPRKPQLDNIEAFEEKGVEYFVRNPEMYRDKKIVIAGGGDSALDWSIFLAEVASDVTLIHRRNEFRGALDSVEKVQKLKQEGKINLITPAEVVGLEGNGTLSAIEIEKDGERVSIETDYLIPLFGLTPKLGPIANWGLEIEKNSIKVNNALDYQTNVEGIYAIGDINTYPGKMKLILCGFHEATLMCQGIYNRLNPGKKFVLKYTTVSGVDGFDGTRKEAEKAVVKSID from the coding sequence ATGATTGAAACTGATATCATTATTATAGGAGCAGGTCCTACTGGACTATTTGCCGTTTTCGAGGCAGGATTACTTAAGCTAAGATGCCATATTATAGATGCTTTGCCACAACCTGGAGGTCAGCTGGCTGAATTATACCCTAAGAAACCAATCTTCGATATCCCGGGATTTCCTTCGGTAGATGCAGGTGTATTGGTTCATAATCTTATGGAACAGATTAAGCAGTTTGAACCAGGCTTCTCACTAAGTGAAACAGCTGTATCTTATGAAAAGACAGAAGACGGACTTTTTATTGTTGAGACCAGCAGAGGAACTAAAATAAAAGGTAAAGCTATTGCTATCGCCGGGGGGTTAGGAAGTTTTGAACCAAGAAAACCACAACTTGATAATATCGAAGCTTTTGAAGAAAAAGGAGTGGAGTACTTCGTAAGAAATCCTGAAATGTACAGAGATAAAAAAATTGTTATCGCTGGTGGAGGAGATTCTGCGCTGGACTGGTCCATTTTCTTGGCAGAAGTAGCTTCAGATGTAACATTAATTCACAGAAGAAATGAATTCCGTGGTGCACTGGACTCTGTTGAAAAAGTACAAAAGCTAAAACAGGAGGGTAAAATTAATCTGATCACTCCTGCTGAAGTAGTAGGATTGGAAGGAAACGGAACTCTTTCTGCAATCGAGATTGAAAAAGACGGAGAGCGTGTTTCTATTGAAACTGATTATCTGATTCCTTTATTTGGATTAACTCCTAAATTAGGACCTATTGCAAACTGGGGACTAGAGATAGAGAAAAATTCAATTAAAGTAAACAATGCACTGGATTACCAAACGAATGTTGAGGGCATCTATGCGATTGGGGATATCAATACTTATCCTGGTAAAATGAAGTTAATCCTTTGTGGTTTCCACGAAGCGACTTTAATGTGTCAGGGAATCTATAACCGTTTAAATCCTGGTAAAAAATTCGTACTGAAGTATACAACCGTGAGTGGAGTAGACGGATTTGACGGTACCAGAAAAGAAGCTGAAAAAGCAGTAGTGAAGTCAATTGACTAA
- a CDS encoding DUF3108 domain-containing protein has translation MRNFFTAIFVFSIVFINAQFDSVNSGEILKYRIHYGFLNAGFATLSTKKTTYNGAPHLYVRGEGRSSGAVRAFFKVDDIYESYINLRTNQPSFYVRNVSEGSYRKNLASTFNHSNHTVSLHDKIKNETRNFNVNSDIQDMLSSFYYLRTLSTDQLKVGSSVKLNVWIDDEIYPFMLKVVGTEMMSTKFGKINCLKIIPSVMSGRVFKAKEGVTMWVTNDANHIPIQMKAELAVGSLKADLIEYSNVKYPLRFAK, from the coding sequence ATGAGGAATTTTTTTACAGCAATATTTGTATTTAGTATCGTATTTATAAATGCTCAGTTCGACAGCGTCAATTCAGGGGAAATATTAAAATATCGTATTCATTACGGTTTTCTAAATGCAGGTTTTGCAACACTCTCCACCAAGAAAACTACATATAACGGGGCACCTCATCTCTACGTAAGAGGTGAAGGTCGAAGCTCCGGAGCAGTACGGGCTTTTTTTAAAGTCGATGATATCTATGAAAGTTATATTAATCTGAGAACCAACCAGCCAAGTTTCTATGTACGAAACGTAAGCGAGGGAAGCTACCGTAAAAATCTGGCGTCTACATTCAACCATAGTAACCATACTGTAAGTTTACACGACAAAATAAAAAATGAGACCCGTAACTTTAATGTTAATAGTGATATACAGGACATGCTATCGTCGTTTTACTATCTGCGTACACTGAGTACTGACCAGCTAAAAGTTGGCAGCTCTGTTAAGCTGAATGTATGGATCGATGATGAAATCTATCCTTTTATGCTAAAAGTTGTAGGTACTGAAATGATGAGCACAAAGTTTGGAAAAATCAACTGTCTTAAAATTATTCCTTCAGTAATGAGCGGACGTGTTTTCAAGGCTAAAGAAGGGGTGACTATGTGGGTAACTAATGATGCTAATCATATTCCTATCCAAATGAAAGCTGAACTGGCAGTAGGATCTCTAAAAGCTGATCTTATAGAGTATTCTAATGTAAAGTATCCACTACGTTTTGCTAAATAA
- the pheS gene encoding phenylalanine--tRNA ligase subunit alpha: MLEKIEELLGQVQQFHTKNKEEIEKFRIAFIGKKGSVTELFEKFKDVPNEQKKEFGQKINTLKQAVNAKIEDLKAGISEETTTEKIDLTKPGFPEELGSRHPINLVKNRIIEIFKSIGFAVADGPEIEDDWHNFTALNLPEYHPARDMQDTFFIEKDPDILLRTHTSSVQIRYMENNEPPMRILSPGRVFRNEAISSRSHCIFHQIEGLYIDKNVSFADLKQTIQYFTTELFGKSQIRMRPSYFPFTEPSAEVDVYWGLNSETDYRITKGTGWLEIMGCGMVDPAVLKNVNINPDEYSGFAFGMGIERIVMLLYQMSDIRMFFENDVRMLEQFKHL; the protein is encoded by the coding sequence ATGCTAGAGAAAATAGAAGAATTACTGGGTCAGGTACAACAATTTCATACCAAAAATAAAGAAGAAATCGAGAAGTTCCGTATTGCCTTTATTGGTAAAAAAGGAAGTGTAACAGAGCTTTTTGAGAAGTTTAAAGATGTTCCGAATGAACAAAAAAAAGAATTCGGGCAGAAAATTAATACCCTGAAGCAGGCTGTAAATGCTAAAATTGAAGATCTGAAAGCAGGTATTTCTGAAGAAACGACTACTGAGAAAATAGACCTTACAAAACCTGGATTTCCTGAAGAGTTAGGAAGCAGACATCCTATTAATCTGGTTAAGAACAGAATTATTGAAATCTTTAAGTCTATTGGTTTTGCTGTAGCAGACGGACCAGAGATTGAAGACGACTGGCATAATTTCACCGCATTGAACTTACCGGAATACCACCCGGCAAGAGATATGCAGGATACTTTCTTTATTGAGAAGGATCCGGATATTCTTTTAAGAACGCATACTTCTTCTGTACAGATTAGATATATGGAAAACAACGAACCTCCGATGAGAATTTTGTCACCGGGAAGAGTTTTCCGTAACGAGGCTATTTCATCCCGTTCACACTGTATATTCCATCAGATAGAAGGTTTGTATATAGATAAGAATGTATCATTTGCAGATCTTAAACAAACAATTCAGTACTTTACTACAGAACTATTTGGTAAATCTCAGATCAGAATGCGTCCTTCATACTTTCCATTTACTGAGCCAAGTGCTGAAGTAGATGTATATTGGGGACTAAACTCTGAAACCGATTACAGAATTACTAAAGGTACAGGCTGGTTAGAGATTATGGGTTGCGGAATGGTAGATCCTGCGGTTCTGAAAAATGTAAACATTAATCCTGATGAATACAGTGGTTTTGCTTTTGGTATGGGAATCGAGCGTATCGTAATGTTGCTTTACCAAATGTCTGATATCCGTATGTTCTTTGAAAATGACGTACGTATGTTGGAGCAATTCAAACATTTGTAA
- a CDS encoding YceI family protein, translating to MKKRFLWVSALALMGTFLVISCGKDKPVTSESGAVTTTKDGAVFAVDTLNSKIEWTGYKIFKSDNTSHFGTIKFESGEVTVKDGKLESGNFVASMNTLTSEDLKDDKENQAKLDGHLKSGDFFEVEKFPTASFEITKVTPNETGDYNTLIDGNLTLKGVSKPISFNTNVVVKDGVATIKSEKKDINRRDFGVNFTSPASNGVIKDEVSLQINVKALEKR from the coding sequence ATGAAAAAAAGATTTTTATGGGTGTCTGCATTGGCTCTTATGGGAACTTTTCTGGTAATTTCCTGCGGGAAAGATAAACCAGTAACAAGTGAGTCCGGCGCAGTAACTACAACTAAAGATGGAGCCGTTTTCGCAGTTGATACACTGAACAGTAAAATCGAATGGACAGGTTATAAGATTTTTAAATCAGATAATACTTCTCATTTCGGGACTATTAAGTTTGAAAGTGGCGAAGTTACCGTAAAAGACGGTAAACTGGAATCCGGTAATTTTGTAGCATCCATGAATACCTTAACTTCTGAAGATTTAAAAGATGATAAAGAAAATCAGGCAAAGCTTGATGGCCACCTTAAGAGTGGTGATTTCTTTGAAGTAGAGAAATTCCCTACAGCATCTTTTGAAATTACTAAAGTTACCCCGAATGAAACCGGAGATTATAATACATTGATCGACGGAAACCTTACATTAAAAGGAGTATCTAAGCCAATAAGCTTTAATACCAATGTAGTGGTGAAAGATGGTGTGGCAACTATTAAATCTGAGAAAAAAGACATCAACAGACGCGACTTTGGTGTTAACTTTACTTCTCCTGCCAGCAATGGTGTTATTAAAGATGAAGTAAGTCTGCAGATTAATGTAAAAGCATTAGAAAAGAGATAG